A stretch of DNA from Sebastes fasciatus isolate fSebFas1 chromosome 16, fSebFas1.pri, whole genome shotgun sequence:
AGTCAGACGGGGCTCTGCGTTCCTGGGACAGATACAACATTGCAACTGtggcaagtaaaaaaaaatagctgaaGAAACGCACAAAAATGGAGGCGTATGAAAACGGCAACATCACACGTTGAGAAAGACAAGGAAAATCTCACACGAGAGGAGAAGAGTCATCACGAGTGAAAGCAAAAGAAGCTCCACAGAAACCACCAGAGCGCTTCACACAAAGGTCTGTGAGCATTTCTCGAGCCCCTTCAGAGATCTTCCCTCCACCTCTACTGTACGTCATGGCCTCTATGGGAATGCAGATGCTGGCCAGCGCCCTGTGCCTCCTGGGTTGGGCAGGGGTCATCATCAGCTGCATAATGCCCATGTGGCGGGTCACGGCCTTCGTTGGAAGCACCATCGTCACCTCCCAGACCATCTGGGAGGGCATCTGGATGACCTGTGTGGTCCAGAGCACAGGGCAGATCCAGTGCAAACCTTACGAGTCTCTCCTCGCTCTCAGCGCTGACCTGCAGGCCGCCAGGGCTCTCATCGTCCTCGCCATCCTTACCGGCAGCGCGGGCCTCATTCTGGCCTTCGTTGGAGGGAAGTGCACTCGCTTTTTGGATGGAGAAGAAGCGGTTAAAGGCAAGGTGGCCATAGCAGCGGGGGCAGTTTTGATTGTCACAGGGCTGCTGTGTTTGATTCCCACATCGTGGGCGGCCGGGTCCGTGGTGAAGAAGTTCTACAGCGCCTCCATAGACGCTCAGCGGAGGGAGATCGGAGCCAGCCTCTACATCGGCTGGGGAGCGTCCATCCTGCTCATTCTGGGAGGGGGTTTGTTCATCAGCTCAGCGTGCCCCCTCAAAGACCACAACGCAGACAAGAGCCCTTCTGTCCGCTACCTGATGGTCCGCTCCTCCAACGGGGCGAGTTCTCAACGCAGCAGAAGAGCGACACCTCAGCCTGTCGGAGCGGCGTTTCCCAGGTCTCAAAGCTACGACAGAGCGTCAACGAAGCCTCCGCTGTCCACAAGACCTCCCTGGGAGGACGGGCCTGTGCAGGGCTCGAGGCTGGGGTCAGAACAATCATGGGCGCCATCAACAAAGTCTCAGATGAAAAGGCCGGAGTCGACAAAGTCTGAATACAGTGAGGCGCCGTCGACAAAGTCTCAGCTGAAACGAGCAGAAATGGAGGAGAGGTTATCAGTCGAGAGTGAAAATGAGGACGTGTCCTCAAATCCAGCGAAAACATACCTATAATAtggacacacacaaatgcatgtaACATTTAACATACCAATTAGTAGTTTACTTATTTTGTGACGGTTTACCGATGAAAAGTAGCTCATTGTATATAAGTATAGTTATCTTTTTACTCCACCATGTTGCTTTGATAAAAGGACAGAAGGGAAAAGGCCTGGACTACATTCATCAATATGGAGCATAGCAGCTTTAATATGTTATGTGCACTAAAACTGAACTTAAATACTTTAACAAACTGAATCCTGGTGCAAATGAAGTAtgctattgttgttttgttttttattttttaaagaacatTGTTGGCATTAAGTTTGACACGTTAATGTGGAGCATTACACCGGTATTAACCTTCTTTCTTCACTATTTAAATGCACTGAATGAGGGTGAATTCGTTCGCATTACGAATCTTACCTTAGACTTTTTGGCTTGTTTGTTTCTGCTGGACGTACAGCAACCTGAACGCAACATAAGGAATGAAGCAGAAGCGTATTTTAGCCTCCTTTAAATTGATactaatgcatttttttaagcCAAGTATGTGCTCATTTGATGAGCTCTACGGCCATGAAAGACTCCCACTTGTTACAAATAAATAGTTACACTTTTTAGATTTAGCTTTTTGTCACAACTGTGAAATGtgattttatgtttatttttatttgcacatatattaTTGATAGATATTTGTATGTTTACTTTTCAATAAATGACTTTAACGTAATTTGATTGTCTTTTTCACTATAATCTAAATGTATTAAGCGTCACACATGAGCTGAATAGAGCCTTTCCTTATGTAAGTATACAGCATCCCCCTGGACTCTCAGTC
This window harbors:
- the LOC141752874 gene encoding claudin-4-like, whose product is MASMGMQMLASALCLLGWAGVIISCIMPMWRVTAFVGSTIVTSQTIWEGIWMTCVVQSTGQIQCKPYESLLALSADLQAARALIVLAILTGSAGLILAFVGGKCTRFLDGEEAVKGKVAIAAGAVLIVTGLLCLIPTSWAAGSVVKKFYSASIDAQRREIGASLYIGWGASILLILGGGLFISSACPLKDHNADKSPSVRYLMVRSSNGASSQRSRRATPQPVGAAFPRSQSYDRASTKPPLSTRPPWEDGPVQGSRLGSEQSWAPSTKSQMKRPESTKSEYSEAPSTKSQLKRAEMEERLSVESENEDVSSNPAKTYL